The following DNA comes from Nitrospira sp..
CTGAAGCGGCCGCCGCATATCCTCGTGACCACGCCGGAGTCGCTGTTCATCCTCCTGACGGCGGAGAAAAGCCGGCACATGTTGCAGACCGTGCGAACGGTCATCGTCGATGAAATTCATGCTCTGGCGCCGAACAAGCGGGGCGCCCATGTGGCCCTGTCGCTGGAACGACTGGAAGCGTTGACGCTGGTGAAGCCGCAACGCATCGGCTTGTCGGCGACCCAGCGACCGATCGAGCTGGTGGCGCAATTTCTGGTCGGGAGCCCCTCACCCAGCCCTCTCCCCCCAGGGGAGAGGGAAAGGGTGAGGGGATGCACGATCATCAATGTCGGGCATCGTCGCGAATTGGATCTGGCCGTTGAGGTGCCGAAGGATGAATTGAGCGCCGTGGCCACGAATGCCATCTGGTCCGATGTCTATGACCGTGTGGCTGAACTTGTGCGGCAGCATCGCTCGACGCTGGTGTTTGTGAATACCCGACGGCTGGCTGAACGGGTGTCGCACTATCTGGAAGAGCGGCTCCGCGATCTGGGCCCTGACGTGGTAGCGGCGCATCACGGCAGTCTGTCGCGGCAGATTCGTCTGTCGGCGGAGGAACGGTTGAAGACCGGCAAGACGCGCGTCGTCATTGCCACGGCCTCGTTGGAACTGGGGATCGATGTCGGCACGGTCGATCTCGTCTGTCAGATCGGTTCGCCGAGAGCGATCGCCACCGGGCTGCAACGGATCGGCCGTGCGGGCCACTGGGTCAAGGCGATTCCCAAAGGCCGCATCTTTGCCATGACGCGGGATGAACTGTTGGAGTGCGCGGCGCTCGTGCGCGCGATCCGCCGGGGGACGCTGGATCAGATCACGATCCCGCCTGCTCCGCTCGACATTCTTTCCCAACAGATTGTCGCAGCAGCGGCCACTCAGACCTGGACGGAAGAAGAGCTGTTCGCTTTGGTCCGTCGCGCCTATCCCTATCGGAATCTGTCGCAGGCTGAGTTCGATGGCGTGCTGCGCATGCTGGCCGATGGGATCGCCACTCAGCGGGGGCGGGGCCTGGCCTATCTGTTCCATGACCGGATCAACGGGCGGATCAAGGGGCGGCGAGGCGCGCGGCTGGCGGCGATCACCTCCGGGGGCGCCATTCCAGATACGGCTAACTACGCGGTGGTAGCGGAGCCCGATGGGACGGTGGTGGGATCGGTCGACGAGGATTTCGCGGTGGAGAGTTTGGCTGGCGACATCATGTTGTTGGGCAATACATCGTGGCGCATCAAAGGGATCGAGGCGGGGAAGGTCCGTGTGGAAGATGCCCAGGGCGCGCCGCCGAACATTCCGTTCTGGCGTGGCGAGGCTCCGTCGAGGACAGCCGAATTATCGGCGGAGGTAGCGTCGTTGCGGCAAGAAATTACAACCAGACTGGGTCGCTCCCCTCACCCGTCCCTCTCCCCTGAGGGGAGAGGTGAAGGAGAGGGGCCGCGCATCACGCATCACGCATCACCCATCACCTGGCTTCGGAATGAATGCGCATTGGATCAGCGTGGCGCGCAGCAGGCCATCGAGTACGTGCTCACCGGCAAGGCCGTACTGGGGACCGTGCCGACGCAGGAGACGATCGTCGCCGAGCGGTTCTTCGACGAAAGCGGCGGGATGCAGCTGGTTCTGCACGCGCCCTTCGGCGGGCGGATCAACCGGGCCTGGGGCCTCGCCCTGCGCAAGCGGTTCTGCGTTACGTTCGATTTCGAGTTACAGGCCGCGGCGACAGATAACGGCTTGGTGATCTCGCTCGGCGAGAAGCACAGTTTCCCGCTGGAGTCCGTCTTCGGGTATCTCTACTCGAAGACGGTCCGTGAGGTGCTGATTCAGGCGGTGCTCCTCGCGCCGATGTTCGCGACGCGCTGGCGCTGGAATGCGTCGCGTTCGCTGGCGCTGCTCAGATTTTCCAACGGCAAGAAGGTGCCTCCGCAGATTCAGCGGATGAAGTCGGAAGATTTGCTCGCGGCGGTCTTCCCGGATGCGATCGCCTGCCAGGAGAATCTGACCGGCGAGCGGGCAGCCAGGCAGATTCCGGATCATCCCCTCGTGAACGAAACTATCCGAGATTGCCTGACGGAGGCGATGGATCTGGAGGGGCTGACGGCCGTGCTGAAGGCCATCGAAACCGGCACGATTCGCTGCGTCGCGGTGGATACGCCCGTGCCCTCGGTCTTTTCCCATGAGATTCTGAACGCCAACCCCTACGCGTTTCTTGATGACGCGCCGCTGGAAGAGCGCCGCGCCCGGGCGGTGGAAATGCGGCGGACGCTACCGCCGGAGATGCTCGGGCAGGTCGGCGCGCTCGACCCGGCGGCGATTGAGGAGGTCGAGCGGGAGGCGTGGCCGGTGGTCCGGGATGCCGACGAACTGCACGATGCGTTGCTGACACTGCTTTGGGTGCCGGTCCAGGAGGGAGAGCGTTGGACAGCGTTCCTGCCGCCATTGATAGAAGCGGGACGTGCAGTGGTGATCAAGACTCCCCTCTCCTCAATCCTCTCCCCTGAGGGGAGAGGAGAAGGTGAGGGGACTTCGGCGAGCTCAGTCGAGCCGCGAGAGGCGAGCGGGTGGATCGCAACAGAGCGGCAGATGGAGGTAACGGCTGCACTGGCGATGCAAGACGCTGCGACGCTGGATGCGATTGTCCAGGGGTGGATGGAGAGTATCGGCCCAACGACGGTGCCGCAGCTGGCCGACCGGCTGCATTTGTCTGTCGATGGTGTCATGGCAGCGATGCTGAAACTCGAATCGCAAGGCCAAGTCCTCCGCGGCCATTTCCGTCCTAGCGCGTCACTTGTCACGGGTCACGCGTCACAGGCTTCGTCCGAATGGTGTCATCGCCGGCTCCTGGCGCGGATTCATCGATTGACGATCGGACGGTTGCGCAAGGACATCGAGCCGGTCACCGCCGCCGAGTTCATGCGCTTCCTGCTCCAGTGGCAGCATGTGACGCCGGGCTCTCGGCAGCATGGGGAGGCCGGACTCACGCGGATCATCACGCAATTAGCCGGGTTTGAAGCGGCGGCTTCAGCCTGGGAACCGCAGCTCTTGCGTGCGCGTCTGGCGAAATACGAGCCGGAGTTTCTAGACCGGCTCTGTCTCAGCGGCGCGGTCAGTTGGGGGCGTATTTCGCCGCATCCGCGTCTGGCCTTCTCGGGTGACGCTGATAAGGCGCGGCGCATCGTGCCCACGAGCGTCGCCCCGATCAGTCTGTTTCCGCGTGAGGACGGAGAGTGGTTGATGGCGGCATTCGCAGAGGGTGGCGCGCAGACAGGACCGGATACCTACGGCCAATTGAGTGCCGTGGCTCAGGACTTGCGCCGTGCGTTGCAGGAGCGAGGCGCCAGCTTTTTTGCGGATCTTGTGAAATTAACCAATCATCTGCCGGCGGAGGTCGAGGCGGGGGTCTGGGAGTTGGTCGCGGCGGGCCTGGTGACGGCCGACGGGTTCGACAATCTCCGCGCTCTCATGGATCCGCGGCGCCGCCGTGCCGAGGGGCGGGATCGCGCCCGCCGGCCTCGCCATACAGCGGGCCGCTGGTCGCTGCTCCGGAGCATGGAGGCGCGAGGTCCGTGGCACGAGGCTAGAGGAGAATCGCCTGCCAACCCCTTGCCCCTTGCCTCTCGCCCCTCGCCATTCAACTTGTCCCTTCTCACGCATCACGCGTCACTGACTTCAGAGCGTGTTGCCCGTCAGCTCTTACGCCGGTACGGGGTGGTCTTTCGGGATCTGTTGGTGCGGGAGTCGTTGGTGCAGTCGTGGCGGGACCTGCTCGTGGTGTATCGGAAATTGGAACTGCAAGGGGAGCTGCGCGGCGGGCGATTTGTGACAGGCTTTGTCGGCGAGCAGTTCGCGCTGCCGGAAGCAGTGGAGGCCCTGCGCGCGCTGCGCAAGTCCGTGGGCAGCGCCACGACGGGACAAGAGATCAAACTTTCCGCGTCCGATCCGTTGAATCTCGTCGGAATCATTCTGCCGGGGCCGAAAATTCCGGCCGTGCCGACGAATTTTCTCATTCTCAAAGACGGGGTGGTCGTGCGTACGGTGCTGCGAAAGCAGTCTGAAGGAATGTCGGGAATGTCGGACGGGCCGGTGAGTGTGGTGCGGAGGATGTCAGACCGGTAGGGCCAGCAGGGGGCAGCGGGCGCCGCGCAGCACTCGCTCGGTGGTGCTGCCTCGCATGAGGTCCAGCAAGGTAAGCTGCTTCGACGTCGTCATGACGATGAGATCCACATCGAAATCTTTCCCCATCGCGAGAATCACCTCGACCACGTTTCCCTGGCAGGCCATCGTGTGCCAGAGCCAGCCGGTCTTGATCGGGTAGCGGAGCGAGTGGAGCATGCGGTCATCTCCCACTTGCACGACGATCACCGTGAGATTGTCGCAGCCCAGGGCGGACGCCAACTGCGCGGTCATGTCGATGGCCAGTTGCGGGCTGTATTCCGCGCTCACCGGCACCAGCACCCGGCGGAGCTTCGGTTGCCCTGAATCCTTTGCCACGAATCCTTCGACCTGCGCGGGGACGAACAGTGTGGCCATTTGACTCCCGCGGGCGACCGGTTCGGCGACACTCTCATGCTGCCATCGGGCGAGTCCTTCGTGCTGATTCGTGGACATCACCAGCAAATCGGCCGGGTGCTTGGCGAGGTATTGGAGAATGGCTTCGGTCCGGTTCTTTGCCACGGTGCGAGTCTTCTTGATCGCGATCCCCAGGTCGGCCACCTGCTCGCGTGGACTGCCGTGAGGAAGGAGCCCCCAGCGTTCAAGCAACGGGCGGACTTGGGGAAAGTCTTCGAAATCCGCCCGGGGAACATCCGGATCGACGTGCATGATCGACAGCTCGCCGTGAGCGGCCACGGCCAGTTTCACCGCGTGGACCAGTCCGGTGTGGCTGTCCTCTGAAAAATCAGAGGGATGGAGGATTCGTTGAAAAGGGAGTGTCGCGGCGGAGGCTTGAGGTGTGGTCATACGAGATCCGACAGGGGTTAGTGGGATAGCCGATAGGGTTGGGCGGTTTCGTGAAGCTGCGCGAGCCATTGCTCCGGGGCCGCATGGGAGCCTGGCCAATCTTGGGCATAGCGGCGTTGGACCGCGGCGCCGAAGTCTGCGCGCCGGGGCTCCGGCACGCCGAGCAAGGTCCCGACGGCGGTCAGATACTCGCCGGATCCGGCCGCGATGTTCTGCTCCATGTTCTCCCGGCTCGCCGCGATGAAGGCAAGCGCCTTGTAGTCCGGCTTCACCAGCCCGTCTTCTGAAACCCAGCTATGAACCGATGATGTGGTGCCGCTGACATTGGAGGTCGTATCCATCGTCTGATCGAGCGTGGCCTTGATTGAACAGCCGCTGGAGAGGGTCAGCGTCAGGAGCACGAGAGCAAGGCGTGCTGAATTTGATGGTGTGCGCATAGGGGCTCCTTCTCCGCGAGAAAGTCGAATAGCCAATATCTGGAGGCACTATACCACAGCACCCCTTAAGTTTAGCTAGGGGGGATCCGATAAGGTCCACAGGAAGGAACAGCAGTCATGCCTATCTCAGCTTTGACCCCGTTCGACCCGTCCAAATTCTTCCAGGCCCCGGCGGCGAATGCTGCGGGCGCTCAGCGGTTGGATACGAAAGTGTCCGCCATTTCCGCGTCGACGGACCTGACCGGACAGTTGAGCGTGACGACGGCCGAAGGCGACAAGATCACGCTGACCGCCGACTTTGAAGCCCGGTATCGGGCAGTGACCTATCAGGCGAAGGCGGAGACTGAACAGGGCACGGTCGAGGTCAAGGCCACGAGCGTTGAGGCGTCATTGAAGAAGCAGTATGGCGTGACGGTCGAAGGGGACCTGAACGAGCAGGAGTTGCACGATCTCGAAAAGCTGTTCCGTAAGGTAAGCAATATTTTCCGCAAGTATTTCCGCGGCCAGGACGACGAAGCGCTGGCCAAGACGGCCAAGCTCGCCGACAAGTTCGGGGGGCTGTCATCACTATCCAGCTTGGACCTCAGTATCAATGTCGAACGATCGGTGACGGTTGTTGCAGCTCAGGTGGCGTCGTCCGTGACCGGACAGCCGGCGCTGCCGGAGAATCAACCGGCTCCGACTCCGACCTCAACTCAGACGTCCCGTACTCCCTCAATCCCGGTTACCCCGGGTGCGGCGCCTTCGACGGTTGCGGCGATCCCGCAATCGTCAACCGGTACCACGGCGCCCACCCAGCCTTCGACGGATGCAGCGGCTCCGGCAGCGGACGCGACGACTCGCCTCGTCGCCCCGGCGCCGGGTGCCTCGCAGCCGAAGTCGCTGGTTGAGCAAGTCTTAGCCGTGTTTGACGAGGCGAAGGTGGAGTCAGGGAAGATCCGGAAGTATCTGCCGGACTTCCTCAAAAAGTTGCGTGAGAATCTTGGCCGGGAATTGAGGGGCGAGCATGAACGGACTCCGCAGGCATCCCCCGCCGGACCGCCGGAAACTCCAGCCGCCCTTTCTGCGACGCCTGCTGCCGGACAGCCGGAGTCTCCAGTGGGCACTCCTTCGACGACGGTCAACGGCGCAGTCTTGGCGTATCGATCGGTCAGCCTGACGTCGGTCTCCCTCTCGATCAGGACATAGCGCAGGATCTTTCTCCTGCTAGAGCAAGAAGCGTCGGCCGCGGGGCTGGCGTCGAGCGAAGACGACGGCGAGGCCTGGTGATCCCAGGCCTCGCCGTTGTCGTGTGTGCGCGGTGCTAGTTCGCCCACAACTGCTGATACCACTTCTTCCCCTCGACGGTCGGCATGGCCGCGATGTTCATCGTCTTGCGGATCTCGCCGATATTCCAGCCGGTTAACGTGGCCAGAGTCTGCGCTTCCCGTTCATAGCGTTCCCGCAGTTGCTGACGATAGGCGGTCGCCGCCGCGCATTCGTCCGTGCCCGTCCAGGGATGGCGTAGGATGTAGCGTGCCTGGAAATTCGACCGATCTGAGGTCTCCTGGAACATCAGGTCTTCGGGGAAGTGCGCCGCGTCATAGCGAACGTGCAGGCGGGTCAGGAATACGTTCTGGGCCATCGGCATGCTCCGGCCTCGTTGCGGGCCGCCGAGGCTGTCCTGCCAGAAGACCCCCAGCCCGCGCAGTTCCTCGGCCGAGAGAGGATTCGCCGCGCAAGGGTCGCACCAGTTCATATCCCAGGCATATTCCAGAAACACGCCGCGCTCGCTCTCGCGCTTCACTTGTTGCGTGAAGAGATCGCGATAGAAGTCTCCGAACTTGTCCTTTACATAGAGCGGGATCTCCTGCGCTTCCGGCAAGCGGACCGTGCGATAGTTCGTCGTCTCCACGCGGCCTTGCTTGGTCAGGAAATAGATGAACAGTTCCTGGGCGCCGTCGGCGTTCACCGTGCCCAGGCGAATCGGCAGCATGAACTTCGGCGATTCAAAGGCAATCTGGAGTGGCCGTAGATGCGTGAGGCCCAGCTTGGCTTGTTCGCCCAGATTGACCTTGGCCACAAAGAACTTCAAATTCTGTTTCAGATAACTGTGGAGCACGGCTGAAGCCCCGTTGGGGATTTTGTAACCGTTCTCCGTCAGCCAGGTTTCCAGGCCGGCGCTTTCCTTTGCCGAAAGGATGAGGATGTCGTACTCGCCGACGAGGTATTGCGCCTCCACCGTCACGCCCAGGACCTGATCGCGTTCGCGTTTGGCCTCGGTGGCGGCCGGGGCCATGCTTTTCATGGCGCCCATCCGGTCCTGCATCATGTCGTAGCGCCGGCAGGGATTCTCGTCGAAGTATTCCACCAGCCGGGGGGCTGAATAGTCGGCCAGATGTTTCAGCACGGCCGGATCGCCGACGTGGATTTGCTCCTTCTCCAAGATCGTCGGCACCGGCACGACCATCGCAAATTCCTTCACGTCGCCTTTGAAATCGTTGGCCATCGTGATGACGGTCTTGTTGTCGTGGCGCGCGATGGCGACTTCCGACGCTTTGTTGAACAGCTTCGTATCGGCCTTGCCGACATAGAAGCCGCAGAAGGCGGAAGCTTCGCTGCTCCAGGTACACAGGCCAAGGAATAATGTGAGCATGGGAATGATGAAGCGTCTCATGAGAACCTCCTTGGTTGTGAAAGGGACAGGCGACAGGCTGCTGGGCACAGGGGAGAAACAGGCGACGAACCATTCGATGGGGCTGACCACTTGTATCGAACACCTTGAAACAAATAGTCGATGGCCGGGACCAGCGGCGCACAGGCGATCAAGCCCCAGAGCGGGCCGTTGGATTTGAATAAGCCGAATTGCACATAGAGAGCAGCCAGCGTGACGAGCAGGGCGTAGAAGATCCGGCCGCTTCTGGAATCAGGGGTCGTTTTGGGATCGGAGATCATGAAGAAGGCAAAGATGAGCAGTGCGCCGCTTTCAATCTGATGCAGCGGGATCGTGAGCGGATCGCCCAGCCAGATGGCTCGTGCGAACAACAGACCGACATAGAAGGCAAGAAAGGCGAGGGTCACATCGGCCCGCGCCGCCCGGGTGACCACGAGGCTGCCGAGGCAGGCGATGAGAAAACCGAACCAGGCGACCTGCCCCCACTGCCCCGGCGACATCCAGCCGAGCCCGCCGGCAATCATAACGACCAGCGCCAGATTCGTCGGATTGAAGACGTGCTTGTCCTTCCAGCGGATGACGAACTTACTGCCGATCGCGATGATGGCGGCCAACGCGGCCATGGCGAGGTCGTCTGTGCGGAGCAGGAGGCAGAGCGAGAGGGCCGAGATCAACGGGCTCTTGGGGTCAAAGGCAGGCAGATCGTAAATGCGCGTGCCGGCATATTGAGTCAGTAACGCCGCGCCGATCGTGACGGCGATTTGCCCGGGCGACACCGTGAAGTGCAGCCCGCCGATGCCATACAGCAGCAGCGTGCTCAGACTGGCGATCTGGTACAGGCGGGGATCGAGTGCTGAAAGTCCCGTCTTGAGTCGATGCAGGTTCATCAGGCACCTCGTGAGTAGAGTGGCGTTGCCTTCTACCCACGATATGGCGCGAGGAATGGAATCCTTTCAGGGGAAAGAGGGGGGAGTTTAAGGCTCAGCGTTTAGCGAGTTGCTGGGCAATGGCCTTGGCAAATTGCCGGAAATCGTCGAGGTGGCGGGTACAGATCTGATAGACGATGTTCCAATCGATGGTCTGATAGCTATGCACGGCGATGTTTCTAAATCCCACGGCTTTCATCATCCGGTCTGCCAAGGCGGGGGGAATGACGTTCACCTCCTGCAGAATGGCGAAATTGTCGGCCATGGTCGAGGGCGCTTTGGAGGAGGTGTCGACGATGACATGCGCGGCAAGGTCGACGCAGAGTTGGACGGCACGCTGAAGATTGAGCGCGATGATGTCTTGGAGATCGGGGTCGTGGGCAAGCGGGTCGGCAGAGGGCGGTGTCTTGGCGGCAATTCGCTCGACGCAACGCCGGAGTGATTCGAGCTTGGCTTGGACTATGTCCCGATCCATGCGCGCCTTCTATCGGACAATATCCGACGGTAGTAAGGCATCACATCGGCCTCTTCATAGATCATGCGCAGGAGGAGTTCAGCGTAGCGCGTCCGATCGTTGCAGAGAATCATGCGTCCCTGCGTGAAGATCCGGTGCAACAGCGGGCTATGTACCTGGTCGATGTCGATGAGGTCCACAGGCCGCCCGAAAGTCAGCGCAAGGTCTTCAATGAGCGCGATACGAGCCTCGGCCGTGAGCGGCGTGACGGTGGCAATGGCCACGTCGAGGTCGCTGTCCGGCCGCGCATGCCCTGTGGCTGTGGACCCGAAAAGGATCGCAATGGCCACAGCGGTGTGGCGAGCCATGACATGAGCGATTTGTCGCTCAATGCCGGAAAGGGCTTGAGGTACCTGTTGTGCCATGATTCCTGAGTATCACGATTGCCTCAAAGCTGCAAGGATATGGGATGAGGAGGGGGCAATCCTCGATTCGGCAGTGGGGGCAGGCTTGGCAATGCCTGCCCGTCAGAAGGAGGCAATTGACAGGGCGGAAGCGTGTCGTTAGGGTTCCATGAAATAACGGTGGGTTGATGTGCCGGTCGGCTGAAAAGGGGGAAGACGCATGCCCAATAACTATGCCGTGTTGAATGATGGGAGCGTGGTGGTGGAGCTGTGGACAGGGCAGGTCACTCACGACGAACTTCTTGCGCATGAACGGCTGCATTTAAGCGATCCGTCGGTGAAGGCCGGTGCATCGGTGCTGGTTGACGCCGAACGGGCGCACTTCGGCACGACGATGGAGGAGATCAAAGAGGTCGTCGATCTCTATGGCCAAGTGATTGGGAAGCTCAAGGTGGGCCGGATGGCGCTCCTGGTGAATACGGAAACGTACGAACGAGCCCTGGTGTTTTTGAAAGCGGTGGAAGGGTATGGCGTGAAGGTGATCGTCTTCAACTCTCCCGACATCGCCTGCACCTGGCTGGGTCTCGACGTCAACGTGGCGCGCGCTCAATTGCAGGCGCTTCAGGCGCAATCAGCTCAGGGCGATTTTGCACCAGCCATTTCCTGAGCCGGGAGATGAACTGTGAGTAAGATGTCGGCTGTCGCGTGAGTCGCAAGATGGTAAGGAAGAACAAAGGGGGATGACCCGTAAATCTGTTTCATGTACGGCCAGAATTGGAGG
Coding sequences within:
- a CDS encoding nucleotidyltransferase domain-containing protein, with the translated sequence MAQQVPQALSGIERQIAHVMARHTAVAIAILFGSTATGHARPDSDLDVAIATVTPLTAEARIALIEDLALTFGRPVDLIDIDQVHSPLLHRIFTQGRMILCNDRTRYAELLLRMIYEEADVMPYYRRILSDRRRAWIGT
- a CDS encoding DUF86 domain-containing protein, coding for MDRDIVQAKLESLRRCVERIAAKTPPSADPLAHDPDLQDIIALNLQRAVQLCVDLAAHVIVDTSSKAPSTMADNFAILQEVNVIPPALADRMMKAVGFRNIAVHSYQTIDWNIVYQICTRHLDDFRQFAKAIAQQLAKR
- a CDS encoding DUF3015 family protein, encoding MRTPSNSARLALVLLTLTLSSGCSIKATLDQTMDTTSNVSGTTSSVHSWVSEDGLVKPDYKALAFIAASRENMEQNIAAGSGEYLTAVGTLLGVPEPRRADFGAAVQRRYAQDWPGSHAAPEQWLAQLHETAQPYRLSH
- a CDS encoding DEAD/DEAH box helicase, coding for MPLSSFHPLIAEWFLTQVGQPTDVQRQAWPAIQSGADALIAAPTGSGKTLAAFLSCIDSLFKQALARELDDHTQVLYVSPLKALSNDIQKNLQKPLAEIGQLALQAGLLMPELRVLVRTGDTPMADRQQMLKRPPHILVTTPESLFILLTAEKSRHMLQTVRTVIVDEIHALAPNKRGAHVALSLERLEALTLVKPQRIGLSATQRPIELVAQFLVGSPSPSPLPPGERERVRGCTIINVGHRRELDLAVEVPKDELSAVATNAIWSDVYDRVAELVRQHRSTLVFVNTRRLAERVSHYLEERLRDLGPDVVAAHHGSLSRQIRLSAEERLKTGKTRVVIATASLELGIDVGTVDLVCQIGSPRAIATGLQRIGRAGHWVKAIPKGRIFAMTRDELLECAALVRAIRRGTLDQITIPPAPLDILSQQIVAAAATQTWTEEELFALVRRAYPYRNLSQAEFDGVLRMLADGIATQRGRGLAYLFHDRINGRIKGRRGARLAAITSGGAIPDTANYAVVAEPDGTVVGSVDEDFAVESLAGDIMLLGNTSWRIKGIEAGKVRVEDAQGAPPNIPFWRGEAPSRTAELSAEVASLRQEITTRLGRSPHPSLSPEGRGEGEGPRITHHASPITWLRNECALDQRGAQQAIEYVLTGKAVLGTVPTQETIVAERFFDESGGMQLVLHAPFGGRINRAWGLALRKRFCVTFDFELQAAATDNGLVISLGEKHSFPLESVFGYLYSKTVREVLIQAVLLAPMFATRWRWNASRSLALLRFSNGKKVPPQIQRMKSEDLLAAVFPDAIACQENLTGERAARQIPDHPLVNETIRDCLTEAMDLEGLTAVLKAIETGTIRCVAVDTPVPSVFSHEILNANPYAFLDDAPLEERRARAVEMRRTLPPEMLGQVGALDPAAIEEVEREAWPVVRDADELHDALLTLLWVPVQEGERWTAFLPPLIEAGRAVVIKTPLSSILSPEGRGEGEGTSASSVEPREASGWIATERQMEVTAALAMQDAATLDAIVQGWMESIGPTTVPQLADRLHLSVDGVMAAMLKLESQGQVLRGHFRPSASLVTGHASQASSEWCHRRLLARIHRLTIGRLRKDIEPVTAAEFMRFLLQWQHVTPGSRQHGEAGLTRIITQLAGFEAAASAWEPQLLRARLAKYEPEFLDRLCLSGAVSWGRISPHPRLAFSGDADKARRIVPTSVAPISLFPREDGEWLMAAFAEGGAQTGPDTYGQLSAVAQDLRRALQERGASFFADLVKLTNHLPAEVEAGVWELVAAGLVTADGFDNLRALMDPRRRRAEGRDRARRPRHTAGRWSLLRSMEARGPWHEARGESPANPLPLASRPSPFNLSLLTHHASLTSERVARQLLRRYGVVFRDLLVRESLVQSWRDLLVVYRKLELQGELRGGRFVTGFVGEQFALPEAVEALRALRKSVGSATTGQEIKLSASDPLNLVGIILPGPKIPAVPTNFLILKDGVVVRTVLRKQSEGMSGMSDGPVSVVRRMSDR
- a CDS encoding universal stress protein, giving the protein MTTPQASAATLPFQRILHPSDFSEDSHTGLVHAVKLAVAAHGELSIMHVDPDVPRADFEDFPQVRPLLERWGLLPHGSPREQVADLGIAIKKTRTVAKNRTEAILQYLAKHPADLLVMSTNQHEGLARWQHESVAEPVARGSQMATLFVPAQVEGFVAKDSGQPKLRRVLVPVSAEYSPQLAIDMTAQLASALGCDNLTVIVVQVGDDRMLHSLRYPIKTGWLWHTMACQGNVVEVILAMGKDFDVDLIVMTTSKQLTLLDLMRGSTTERVLRGARCPLLALPV
- a CDS encoding DUF2330 domain-containing protein; this encodes MRRFIIPMLTLFLGLCTWSSEASAFCGFYVGKADTKLFNKASEVAIARHDNKTVITMANDFKGDVKEFAMVVPVPTILEKEQIHVGDPAVLKHLADYSAPRLVEYFDENPCRRYDMMQDRMGAMKSMAPAATEAKRERDQVLGVTVEAQYLVGEYDILILSAKESAGLETWLTENGYKIPNGASAVLHSYLKQNLKFFVAKVNLGEQAKLGLTHLRPLQIAFESPKFMLPIRLGTVNADGAQELFIYFLTKQGRVETTNYRTVRLPEAQEIPLYVKDKFGDFYRDLFTQQVKRESERGVFLEYAWDMNWCDPCAANPLSAEELRGLGVFWQDSLGGPQRGRSMPMAQNVFLTRLHVRYDAAHFPEDLMFQETSDRSNFQARYILRHPWTGTDECAAATAYRQQLRERYEREAQTLATLTGWNIGEIRKTMNIAAMPTVEGKKWYQQLWAN
- a CDS encoding RnfABCDGE type electron transport complex subunit D, which encodes MNLHRLKTGLSALDPRLYQIASLSTLLLYGIGGLHFTVSPGQIAVTIGAALLTQYAGTRIYDLPAFDPKSPLISALSLCLLLRTDDLAMAALAAIIAIGSKFVIRWKDKHVFNPTNLALVVMIAGGLGWMSPGQWGQVAWFGFLIACLGSLVVTRAARADVTLAFLAFYVGLLFARAIWLGDPLTIPLHQIESGALLIFAFFMISDPKTTPDSRSGRIFYALLVTLAALYVQFGLFKSNGPLWGLIACAPLVPAIDYLFQGVRYKWSAPSNGSSPVSPLCPAACRLSLSQPRRFS